Proteins from a single region of Harmonia axyridis chromosome 4, icHarAxyr1.1, whole genome shotgun sequence:
- the LOC123679274 gene encoding dual specificity protein phosphatase MPK-4-like, with product MLQVCDTTVGPISVDLIEPNLYLGGLAAAKDKDTLKKLKISHIITIDTDPLPRQIVEMKCLTIKFIQLLDQPKENILSYFDETHSFIEEGVSKGNVLVHCYFGVSRSATLVIAYLMKKFNLKFSDAFERVKLKRSIVYPNPGFVSQLLLFEKMKYIIDKNNMGYKIFRLSLAAEEFKIIKILPQNFLECIRNDPDSERSLLGPNIFKCKKCRTVVAGFSNLITHENENQVCKKSFFIEPLEWMNVTQVPKGKLYCPKCQNKLGSFSWIESCQCPCGKQIIPAFYISPSKVDFSNLQLKNYLLNV from the coding sequence ATGCTTCAAGTGTGTGATACAACTGTTGGTCCAATCAGTGTTGATTTGATTGAACCTAACCTCTATCTTGGGGGCTTAGCCGCAGCCAAAGACAAGGATACGTTAAAAAAGTTGAAGATAAGTCATATTATAACCATTGATACAGACCCTCTTCCTAGACAAATTGTTGAAATGAAGTGCTTAACTATCAAATTTATACAGTTATTGGATCAACCCAAGGAGAATATATTGAGCTATTTTGATGAAACACATAGTTTCATCGAGGAAGGTGTTTCAAAAGGAAATGTCCTTGTACACTGTTATTTTGGAGTTTCTAGAAGTGCTACTTTGGTTATTGcttatttaatgaagaaatttaatttgaaattttccgaTGCATTTGAGAGGGTTAAATTGAAAAGAAGTATTGTATATCCTAATCCAGGATTCGTTTCACAGCTCcttctttttgaaaaaatgaaatacattattgataaaaataacATGGGATATAAAATATTTCGTTTATCATTGGCAGCTGaggaatttaaaattattaaaattttaccacagaattttcttgaatgtataagaaatgatcctgatTCAGAAAGAAGCCTACTTGGGCCCAATATATTCAAATGTAAAAAGTGCAGAACGGTAGTGGCAGGATTCTCAAACTTGATAACTCATGAAAATGAGAATCAAGTATGTAAGAAGagtttttttattgaaccaTTGGAATGGATGAATGTCACCCAAGTACCTAAGGGTAAACTATACTGTCCCAAATGCCAAAACAAATTAGGTTCCTTCAGTTGGATTGAGAGTTGCCAATGTCCATGTGGCAAACAAATTATTCCAGCATTCTACATCAGTCCTTCTAAagttgatttttcaaatttacaattaaaaaattatctttTGAATGTTTAA